One stretch of Clavibacter michiganensis DNA includes these proteins:
- the rapZ gene encoding RNase adapter RapZ, translating into MSVEIPQQDVMIVTGMSGAGRSTVGNALEDLGWYVVDNLPPQMLTPLVELAGRAGTSLPKIAAVVDVRGGDFFSELRDILQTFGTGPRLRVLFLEATDAALVRRFEQVRRPHPLQGNGTLLDGIAAERARMIEIREASDLVIDTSELNIHQLATTITEQFSGADDAGVRVTVMSFGFKYGTPADADMVADMRFLPNPFWTPELRPLTGRDKAVSDYVLGQEGAEEFVHAYARALAPVLAGYQRENKRHATIAIGCTGGKHRSVAVAEELSSLLRALPGVAVSTKHRDLGRE; encoded by the coding sequence ATGAGCGTGGAGATCCCCCAGCAGGACGTCATGATCGTGACGGGGATGTCCGGCGCGGGCCGCTCCACCGTCGGCAACGCGCTGGAGGACCTCGGCTGGTACGTGGTCGACAACCTCCCGCCGCAGATGCTCACGCCGCTCGTCGAGCTGGCGGGCCGTGCGGGCACGTCGCTGCCCAAGATCGCCGCGGTGGTCGATGTGCGCGGCGGTGACTTCTTCTCCGAGCTGCGCGACATCCTCCAGACCTTCGGCACCGGCCCGCGACTGCGCGTCCTCTTCCTCGAGGCCACCGACGCGGCGCTCGTGCGGCGCTTCGAGCAGGTCCGGCGGCCCCACCCGCTCCAGGGCAACGGCACGCTGCTCGACGGCATCGCGGCGGAGCGGGCCCGCATGATCGAGATACGCGAGGCCAGCGACCTCGTCATCGACACCTCCGAGCTCAACATCCACCAGCTCGCCACCACCATCACCGAGCAGTTCAGCGGGGCGGACGACGCCGGCGTGCGCGTCACCGTCATGAGCTTCGGCTTCAAGTACGGCACCCCGGCGGACGCCGACATGGTGGCCGACATGCGGTTCCTGCCGAACCCGTTCTGGACGCCGGAGCTCCGCCCGCTCACGGGTCGCGACAAGGCCGTCAGCGACTACGTGCTGGGCCAGGAGGGCGCCGAGGAGTTCGTGCACGCGTACGCCAGGGCGCTCGCCCCGGTGCTCGCCGGGTATCAGCGGGAGAACAAGAGACACGCTACGATCGCTATCGGCTGTACCGGCGGCAAGCACCGCTCGGTGGCCGTCGCCGAGGAGCTCTCCAGCCTCCTCCGCGCCCTTCCCGGCGTCGCTGTCAGCACCAAGCACCGCGACCTCGGCCGGGAGTAG
- a CDS encoding superoxide dismutase — protein MADYTLVDLPYDYSALEPSISGRIMELHHDKHHKTYVDGANTALVKLQEARDAGDLTFVNKLQKDLAFNLAGHVNHTVFWNNLSPDGGDKPTGELAAAIDEFFGSYDKFQAHFTASALGIQGSGWSILAWDSLGQKLIIEQLYDHQGNVAAATVPILLLDMWEHAFYLDYVNVKADYVKAFWNIVNWADVQARFDAARTKTQGLFLLS, from the coding sequence ATGGCTGACTACACTCTCGTCGACCTCCCGTACGACTACTCGGCCCTCGAGCCGAGCATCAGCGGCCGCATCATGGAGCTGCACCACGACAAGCACCACAAGACCTACGTCGACGGCGCGAACACCGCCCTCGTCAAGCTGCAGGAGGCGCGCGACGCCGGCGACCTGACCTTCGTCAACAAGCTGCAGAAGGACCTCGCGTTCAACCTCGCGGGCCACGTCAACCACACGGTGTTCTGGAACAACCTCAGCCCCGACGGCGGCGACAAGCCCACCGGCGAGCTCGCCGCCGCCATCGACGAGTTCTTCGGCTCGTACGACAAGTTCCAGGCGCACTTCACCGCGTCCGCCCTCGGCATCCAGGGGTCCGGCTGGAGCATCCTCGCGTGGGACTCGCTCGGCCAGAAGCTCATCATCGAGCAGCTCTACGACCACCAGGGCAACGTCGCCGCGGCCACCGTGCCGATCCTGCTGCTCGACATGTGGGAGCACGCCTTCTACCTCGACTACGTCAACGTCAAGGCCGACTACGTGAAGGCGTTCTGGAACATCGTCAACTGGGCTGACGTGCAGGCGCGCTTCGACGCCGCCCGCACGAAGACGCAGGGCCTCTTCCTCCTCTCGTAG
- the whiA gene encoding DNA-binding protein WhiA — protein sequence MPLTSDVKEELSRVEVSKTTVRAAELATILRFSGGLHLISNRIAVESELDTPLLARRVRKDLAELYGVRSDISVIPASGMRRATHYLVRVMEGGETLARQTGLLDARRRPIRGLPNRLTTGSREEIAAVWRGAFLAAGTLTDPGRSAALEVTCPGNEAAMALVGAAGRLDVSAKAREVRGVHRVVIRDGDAIGQMLRVMGAQGTVVNWEEMRQRREVRATANRLVNFDDANLRRSAQAAVAACARVERAMEILGPDIPEHLKYAGDLRLRFRDSSLDELGHHADPPMTKDAVAGRIRRLLAMADKKAVDEGLPGTDANLPADLDDV from the coding sequence TTGCCTCTGACCTCGGACGTCAAGGAAGAACTGTCACGCGTCGAGGTCAGCAAGACCACGGTGAGGGCCGCCGAGCTGGCCACGATCCTGCGGTTCTCCGGCGGGCTGCACCTCATCTCGAACCGCATCGCGGTCGAGTCCGAGCTCGACACCCCGCTCCTCGCCCGACGTGTGCGCAAGGACCTGGCCGAGCTCTACGGCGTCCGCAGCGACATCTCCGTCATCCCCGCGTCCGGCATGCGCCGGGCCACGCACTACCTGGTCCGCGTGATGGAGGGCGGCGAGACCCTGGCCCGCCAGACCGGCCTGCTCGACGCGCGCCGCCGTCCCATCCGCGGCCTGCCGAACCGCCTCACCACGGGCTCCCGCGAGGAGATCGCGGCGGTCTGGCGGGGCGCGTTCCTGGCCGCCGGGACTCTCACGGATCCCGGCCGCTCCGCCGCGCTCGAGGTCACCTGCCCGGGCAACGAGGCCGCCATGGCGCTCGTCGGCGCCGCGGGCCGCCTCGACGTCAGCGCCAAGGCGCGCGAGGTGCGCGGCGTCCACCGCGTGGTCATCCGCGACGGCGACGCCATCGGGCAGATGCTGCGCGTCATGGGCGCGCAGGGCACCGTCGTCAACTGGGAGGAGATGCGCCAGCGCCGCGAGGTGCGGGCCACCGCCAACCGCCTCGTCAACTTCGACGACGCGAACCTCCGCCGTTCCGCGCAGGCCGCCGTCGCCGCCTGCGCGCGCGTCGAGCGGGCCATGGAGATCCTCGGCCCGGACATCCCCGAGCACCTCAAGTACGCGGGCGACCTGCGCCTGCGGTTCCGCGACTCCAGCCTCGACGAGCTGGGCCACCACGCCGACCCGCCCATGACGAAGGACGCCGTCGCCGGCCGCATCCGCCGCCTGCTCGCGATGGCCGACAAGAAGGCCGTCGACGAGGGCCTGCCCGGCACCGACGCGAACCTCCCCGCCGACCTCGACGACGTCTGA